A window of Taeniopygia guttata chromosome 14, bTaeGut7.mat, whole genome shotgun sequence contains these coding sequences:
- the NPTX2 gene encoding neuronal pentraxin-2 — MLLVAAGLLLAVAAGGRGSPAGEQESPPGSRFVCTSLPLDAAGAGCPLPPVPMQGGALPPEEELKATVLQLRETVLQQKETIGSQREAIRELTGKLSRCEGADGKSAAGAWKNEVGKGKDTMGDLPRDPAQVIEQLSRTMQTLKDRLESLEHQLRANVSYAALPGDLREMLQRRLGDLERQLLSKVAELEDEKSLLHNETSAHRQKTETALNALLERVSELEKGNSAFKSPDEFKVSLPLRTNYLYGKIKKTLPELYAFTVCLWLRSSASPGIGTPFSYAVPGQANEIVLIEWGNNPIELLINDKVAQLPLFISDGKWHHICITWTTRDGMWEAFQDGEKLGTGENLAPWHPIKPGGVLILGQEQDTVGGRFDATQAFVGEMSQFNIWDRVLRAEDIMNIANCSINMPGNIIPWVDNNVDVFGGATKWPVETCEERLLDL, encoded by the exons ATGCTGCTCGTGGCCGCCGGGCTCCTGCTCGCCGTAGCTGCGGGCGGGCGGGGGTCGCCGGCCGGGGAGCAGGAGAGCCCGCCGGGCAGCCGCTTCGTGTGCACCTCGCTGCCGCTGGACGCCGCCGGCGCGGGCTGCCCGCTGCCCCCCGTGCCCATGCAGGGCGGCGCGCTGCCCCCCGAGGAGGAGCTGAAAGCCACGGTGCTGCAGCTGCGGGAGACCGTCCTGCAGCAGAAGGAGACCATCGGGAGCCAGCGGGAGGCCATCCGGGAGCTCACCGGGAAGCTGAGCCGCTGCGAGGGTGCCGACGGCAAGTCCGCCGCGGGGGCGTGGAAGAACGAGGTGGGCAAGGGCAAGGACACGATGGGCGACCTGCCGCGGGACCCGGCGCAGGTCATCGAGCAGCTGAGCCGCACCATGCAGACCCTGAAGGACCGGCTGGAGAGCCTGGAG caccagctccgAGCCAACGTGTCGTACGCAGCCCTGCCCGGTGACCTGCGGGAGATGCTCCAGCGGCGCCTCGGGGACCTGGAGCGCCAGCTCCTGAGCAAGGTGGCTGAGCTGGAGGATGAGAAGTCTCTGCTTCACAACGAGACCTCAGCACACCGCCAGAAGACAGAGACAGCCTTGAATGCTTTGCTAGAAAGAGTGTCTGAGTTAGAGAAAG GTAACAGTGCATTTAAGTCACCTGATGAGTTCAAAGTCTCCCTTCCTCTTCGCACAAACTACCTGTATGGGAAGATCAAGAAGACCCTGCCAGAGCTCTATGCTTTCACTGTGTGCTTGTGGCTGAGGTCAAGTGCTTCTCCTGGAATTGGTACTCCGTTCTCCTATGCTGTTCCTGGGCAAGCCAATGAAATTGTCCTCATAGAATGGGGAAATAATCCCATTGAACTGCTAATTAATGATAAG gTTGCTCAGCTTCCTCTCTTCATCAGTGATGGAAAATGGCATCATATCTGCATAACATGGACAACCAGAGATGGAATGTGGGAAGCTTTTCAGGATGGAGAGAAGCTTGGCACTGGGGAGAATCTTGCTCCTTGGCATCCAATTAAACCTGGAGGTGTCTTGATCCTGGGTCAGGAACAG GACACAGTAGGAGGAAGATTTGATGCAACTCAAGCCTTCGTTGGGGAGATGAGCCAGTTCAATATATGGGACAGGGTTTTAAGAGCTGAAGACATCATGAATATTGCCAACTGCTCTATCAACATGCCTGGCAACATCATCCCCTGGGTGGATAACAACGTGGATGTGTTTGGAGGTGCTACTAAATGGCCTGTGGAGACATGTGAGGAGCGTCTGCTTGACTTGTAG